The genomic region CTGGGCGCCGGGCTGATCGGCTGCGAGTTCGCCAACGACCTGATCCTCGGCGGCTACGAGATCGACCTGGTGGCGCCGTGCGAGCAAGTCATGCCGACGCTGCTGCACCCGGCGGCGGCTGCGGCGGTGCAGGCCGGCCTTGAAGGCCTGGGGGCGCGTTTCCACCTGGGCCCGGTGCTCAATCGCCTGCAACGCACCGCTGACGGCCTGGAAGCCCACCTGTCTGATGGCGAAGTGATCCAGTGTGACCTGGTGGTGTCTGCCATCGGCCTGCGCCCGCGTGTCGATCTGGCCGCCGCTGCCGGCTTGCAGACCAACCGCGGGATTATGGTGGACCGCCACCTCAAGACCTCCCACGCCAACATCTACGCCCTGGGCGACTGCGCCGAGGTCGATGGCCTGAACCTGCTGTACGTGATGCCGCTGATGAGCTGCGCCCGCGCCCTGGCCCAGACCCTGGCGGGCAACGCGACGGCCGTCAGCTACGGCCCGATGCCGGTCACGGTAAAGACCCCGATCTGCCCACTGGTCGTCTCGCCCCCGCCACGGGGTACCGAAGGCGTGTGGAGCGTCGAAGGGCAGGGCGGCGACATCAAGGCCCTGTGCCGCGACGCCAGTGGCCGCCTGCTGGGTTACGCCCTAACCGGCACAGCCGTGATGGAGAAACTGGCCCTTAACAAAGAACTTCCGCCGCTACTGGCGTAAATGCTGGTCGTTCTGTCGGAATAAGCATCATTTTGACCGTAGAAAGGTCGCCGTGAGACTGGCGCAGGCCCCGATGGCATGCCATCCTCACTCCCGTCTGCCGCAGAGTAGAGCCTGCGGCGCCTTGGGCGCTGCTCCGAAAGAGAGCAGCACGGACATAACAACAAAAAACCGTCAAAGAGGCTTCACTTATGCGTAAACCAGAACTCGCAGCCGCTATTGCTGAAAAAGCAGACCTGACCAAAGAACAGGCCAACCGCGTACTCAACGCCGTACTCGAAGAAATCACCGGCGCGCTGCATCGCAAGGACAGCGTCACCCTGGTGGGCTTCGGCACCTTCCTGCAGCGCCACCGCGGCGCCCGCACCGGCAAAAACCCGCAAACCGGCGAGCCGGTGAAAATCAAGGCGAGCAACACCGTTGCGTTCAAGCCAGGCAAGTCGCTTAAAGACAGCGTCAATCCGTAAGTAAAGAAGCCTGCGCTACGCACATGCGAGTGTGAGCGCGGGATAAAAAATGGGCACGCCGACTGGGTCGGGTGCCCATTTTTATTTGTCGTCGAACAGTTCTTGCATGCTATGCGCTGCTTTATTTACACGTTCAAGTGCAACGTCGTTACCAACGCGCAAGTCCTCGGGTAACTCGAAGTGCCCCATACAGTCGTTCTCGTTCAGTGCATGGCGCAAATGAGCTATAACGCGGTAGATAATATGATCCATGCGCCAGCAGATAGAGGGTTCGACGCCGGAGAGTTGCTCAGGTGTTGCAGCTTGAATGTGGGCACCAATCCAGATTTTGGAGCCGAAGGCAAATTGGATGGACTCATAGTTGGAAGAAGTTTTTTTATAATCTGGATCGCTAAAGAGAATCTTCCAGCGCGGGATATCGGAAAAGCGCATGCTGCAGAAAATAGGTCTGAAGAGACGATGTGAAGTGTCTACTTCAGCGATAGAGCTGGGTATATGAGTATAAAACCGGGCGAACACCTCGACCAGATGGCCTAGCGCAGGTGGGATCAACTCAATATAACGGGCAATCACGAATCCCGGCGTCTCTGAAGCATCGACGGCAGGAATGTAGAAAAGATCGCCCGGTTTGGGTGACTTCAGGATCTTCATAGGGCGCTCTCCGTCATGAGCATGATTTGATTTTGCTGGGCTTGATTCCCAGCGCTTTGGCGGCGGCCCGATAGTGTTTGTAGTGGCTTTTTCCGCGTTTGTCCGTACGGTTTTTGTTAATAGGTTCGATCACGTTGTTCGGGAATTTACCCTTGGTTTTGTATTTTTCCCTATAAGCTTGTTCGTAACCTTTGGCTTGGCTGTAGGTCATCTTTCCGTCATGTCCTTCAAGCACTTCCAATCTAGCATTTCCGAGTCTTGTTGACCTTGCGTGCTGCCCTTCACGCGTCGCGGGCAGTTGTTCGGTATGGCCAATGTAGTAGGGTTTTTCTGCTCCGGGTTCGTAAAGCCCGTAAACATAGAATCCGGGCTTGTTCAGTGGGGTCGGTGCCCACCCCATCGGATCCAGCCAGGTGAGTGGGTTGTCTGCGTAGGCATAGAGATTGAGCCCACCTTGAAGGCCAATCGGGTCCGGCGTAGTAAACCGTCCCACATCCGGATCATAAAACCTGAACGTATTGAAATGCAGTCCGGTCTCCCTATCCAGGTATTGCCCCTGAAACCTTAGGTTCTGCTCCTCAATGTAATAAGGCTCGCGTACCTCTTCCAACGTATTGCCCCATACCCGATAAGTCGCCTGCCAAACGTTGTGCCCATCGGCCTCGGTCAGCTGTTCCGGCAGGCCATTCAGGTCATTGTGGTAGTAGCGAATCTTTTGCAGCGGTCCCATGCCGTCGATGCGGGCGAGCGGTTCGTAGCCGTTATCTTCGTAAACATAAAGGCTGGTCTGGCTGTGCTTGTGCTCCTGCAACAGGCGCAGGCCGTCCCACGTGAAGTGGGTTTCGCCTAGTGGGTACCCATCGCTGCCATGCTCGGTCTTTTCAATGCGACGGCCCAGGGGGTCATAGGTCATCCTGACCACGCTGCCGTTTTCATTGAGCACTTCAACCAATCGGCTTTCTGCGTCATAGGCGAAGCGCTGAACCCCTCGCTTGGCGCTACGTTTTTCGATCATCCGACCAAAGGCGTCGTAGCGGTAACGCTTGTCCTGATAGGTCAGCAGCTTGTTATGCACCACGAGCCCGGCACCCGGCTGCGGGCCATCCAGCAGGTTGGCTGCGGCGTCGTAGGCGAAGGTTTCGCGCTGGCCGTACAGGCTGTCCTGGCTGGCGATGATGCGGCCGGTGGCGTCGTAGTGCAGCAACTGACTGTGTTGCGCGGCG from Pseudomonas yamanorum harbors:
- a CDS encoding NAD(P)/FAD-dependent oxidoreductase codes for the protein MNAPVVIVGTGLAGYNLAREFRKLDSETPLLLITADDGRSYSKPMLSTGFGKNKEADGLSMAEPGAMAEQLKAEVRTHTRISGIDPGHKRLWIGEEAVIYRDLILAWGAETVRVPVQGDAADLIFPINDLEDYARFRAAAAGKRRVLLLGAGLIGCEFANDLILGGYEIDLVAPCEQVMPTLLHPAAAAAVQAGLEGLGARFHLGPVLNRLQRTADGLEAHLSDGEVIQCDLVVSAIGLRPRVDLAAAAGLQTNRGIMVDRHLKTSHANIYALGDCAEVDGLNLLYVMPLMSCARALAQTLAGNATAVSYGPMPVTVKTPICPLVVSPPPRGTEGVWSVEGQGGDIKALCRDASGRLLGYALTGTAVMEKLALNKELPPLLA
- a CDS encoding HU family DNA-binding protein, with amino-acid sequence MRKPELAAAIAEKADLTKEQANRVLNAVLEEITGALHRKDSVTLVGFGTFLQRHRGARTGKNPQTGEPVKIKASNTVAFKPGKSLKDSVNP